A stretch of the Actinomycetota bacterium genome encodes the following:
- a CDS encoding ABC transporter permease translates to MERTRLPRAIVVLAVVGVAFVALPLAGIVVRSAWSRAGEVLPSDTTLHALRLSIVVASAAAIVDLVLGVPVAFLLARIRFPGRTLVRAIVVLPLVLPPVVAGVGLLAALGRRGLLGGPLEAIGISLPFTTGGAVIATAFVSFPLVVLATEAGLRSLDERLEGAARTLGASPGYVLRRVTLPLLLPQIVAGAVLAWARALGEFGATLMFAGNLAGRTQTLPLAVFETTQTDPRGALLVSLLLVVVSVAVLLALRGRFLDGGGSR, encoded by the coding sequence GTGGAACGGACCCGACTTCCCCGCGCGATCGTCGTCCTCGCCGTTGTGGGCGTGGCGTTCGTGGCACTGCCGCTCGCGGGGATCGTCGTTCGCTCCGCGTGGTCGCGGGCGGGAGAGGTCCTGCCCTCCGACACGACGCTCCACGCGTTGCGACTCTCGATCGTCGTCGCCTCGGCCGCGGCGATCGTGGACCTCGTGCTCGGGGTGCCGGTGGCGTTCCTCCTCGCGCGGATCCGGTTCCCGGGACGGACGCTCGTGCGCGCGATCGTCGTGCTGCCGCTCGTGCTCCCGCCGGTCGTCGCGGGCGTCGGACTGCTCGCCGCGCTGGGACGGCGCGGGTTGCTCGGCGGTCCGCTCGAGGCGATCGGGATCTCCCTGCCGTTCACGACCGGTGGAGCGGTGATCGCGACCGCTTTCGTGTCGTTCCCGCTCGTCGTCCTTGCGACCGAGGCCGGCCTGCGTTCCCTGGACGAACGGCTCGAGGGCGCCGCGCGGACGCTCGGTGCATCGCCCGGGTACGTGCTCCGGCGGGTCACGCTGCCGCTGCTGCTGCCCCAGATCGTCGCGGGTGCGGTGCTCGCGTGGGCGCGGGCCCTCGGGGAGTTCGGCGCGACGTTGATGTTCGCGGGGAACCTCGCGGGTCGCACGCAGACGCTCCCGCTCGCGGTGTTCGAGACGACCCAGACCGATCCTCGCGGGGCCCTGCTCGTCTCGCTGCTGCTCGTGGTCGTGTCGGTGGCGGTCCTCCTCGCGCTGCGAGGACGGTTCCTCGACGG